Within Acanthochromis polyacanthus isolate Apoly-LR-REF ecotype Palm Island chromosome 3, KAUST_Apoly_ChrSc, whole genome shotgun sequence, the genomic segment acaggtgggttcaaaataaaagacacaggAGATGTGGCTTCAACTGACATGTATTTATTCTGCATGTCACCATTTGTGTTACCTTTAATATCATGTTAGCATTATTCTGAAATGCACAATAACTTTAAAGTTTGCCTCCTGGCCAGATTATTGCTGTACTCTGGTAGACACACTGCTGTGTAATCTTTTATTGTGTCATGAATCAATGCAGCCAAACAATTCACAATTCCTCCTCTGAAAGTTCTGAGCTGCTGTCGTCCTCTTCACAGTCCTCCACATCTTCATctaccattaaaaaaacagagtcTGTGTCTACATGGGAATAGGTGCTGGCGAGTTCACTCAGTTTGTTTTGTAGAGCATCTCTCTTCTGCAGAAGACAGCAGTGCAGTCCTCTATATCCGGCCTCTGTCATCTCTATTAGAGTAACTTGAGTGACATGTGAAGATAAATGAGATTTATAATTAGGCAGATGAAGCTGGAAACATGTGATGCAGTTTCAAGGTCCAACTTGGaggctgtgtttttgtgttaagaAAAACAGCAAGCTGGATTTGAGGTTAAAAAGGCTTTCATATTTGATCAAAAAAGTGTGAGTTACTCTTTAATAAAGAGAATATTTGTAGAACATACCGTTGTTCTTGATGTTCTCTTCAGTGTGATGAAGGAGGCTTTGTAGTTTGTCCAATGCGTTTCTCAAGTACTGATAATGTTGAGTCATCTCCTTCACAACGATCAGCTTCTCCTCTTCGATACGCCTGACTAGCATGACCTGGTCAAAAACACGCCTCTTCAAACGAAGGCTTACCACTATTTTGGAAAAGAGAACAGATGTGACAGAATCAAAACTTTACTGTAAACATGTTCTACCAAAATTCTCACAGTGCTGATCATTATGTGGCTCACCATTCTTAAATTGATGGCTATAATTACAAGtcataatgaaaaacaaaacactttgcTTACCATCTCCTTGTGCTTCCCAAGGCAGCAACACATCAGAGAGACTGCATGCTGCTTCTGCGTCAATGTTTTGTGCACTGGTTGCAACAGCGTTGTACTGCATGATCATCTCTCTGAGTTTCTTCTTGAGCTCACCCAGTCTCCTCCGTTTGCGTTGCCTTGTTTGATTGCTGTCTGTTAGGTTAAAATGTTTTACtagtaaaaacaacaaccaaacacaagTTGTTGAGTAATGTAAAACTAAATACCATTTGGTCGATAGAGATCATGCTTCTTCCTTCTGAGGGAATAGATGATATCCTCAATCTCTCTCTGGAGCTCTTCTTGGCTACTACGAGCACcatgtttttcttgaaaaacagaaacaatccaAAAGCGTTGGAAAATCAAAAGTAACCAAATGAATGACAATACCAAACTGATACATCTGTGACCATGTTACTTACCAGTGGCTGCCCACTGCTTCACATCCTCCACCCACTTCTCTGTGTCATCATGATCGATGTTGAGTTCATGCTGGAGACGCTCAAGATTTGCTGTTTCAGTTTCTGCTCTCTGTGTAGACTATTTATAATGTtttcaagacaaaatataaGAAGAATTCAGTATCACTGTCATTAGTATTATTTATTTGCTGAAAAATATTTATActtttcagtcagtcagtctacATGTCAAAGTATCCTTGTGAAAGATTTTGAATCCCACATCACTCTCTATGTGAATGATATTCTGATGAACAGTGCCACATTTTTTACAAGTAGCCTCAATCAcctgtgtatgaatgtgtgtgtgaatgaggtGAATGTCGACTAGCTTTTTGAAGTGTTTTGGGTGGTTGCAAACACTAGAAAgctgtgcaataaaaatgcaGCCTAATCACCACCCTTTtaaccacaaagtgacaaatgtaaatgttaaaacagTATAGAGTCTAAGTTTATAGTGCAGACTTCTTGCCTTGACAAATCGCTTTGCCAGTGTCTTGTGAAGACTCTCCACCTTCCTGTTGTTCCATCCCATGGCAAGCATTGTCAACATATCTCCTCTGCCtgtacaaacaaaacagagaagatGCAAGTTAACATCAATTTTATCATGTAGTGCTGGGGTCAAAGCATGGAATGGACTGCGAtttttttcatggaattttTTAACCAACCTGACTTGGTCGTGTATTTTGTAGTCAGAGCTGCCCTTGAGAGAAAGCTGTTCACTTGCTCCACTTCTTCACCAACAGTATTTCCTGCACCCTCCTGGTTTCTGCCACCCCATCTCACCTgcaccaaaataaacaaaaattcaaacaaatatATGTGGTAGTTATAAACTCCCTgtatttacttacttactttcTTATATAATGTAATAAGTATTTTCTAATGTGGTGTCTAAAATCTTACCATTTACCCAAAGGAATCAAAAAGTGTGCATACACAACAGCATCTTGTTAATTTCTCAGGACCTGCAAAgcaactgtccaaaatgacactatGCACATGAGGCAGCAATGGTGCGCTCATGAACATTAGCAAAAAGCAAGTATCTCTGGCTTTGACAAGGGCGTAACATGGCCACAACATGTTAAGTGATTTCACTAATGTGTTCAGTCTTCTTATGACACAAACTTTTGACCTGCAAACTGTACCTCACATTTGCCAGTGTGAGCCTTGGCATGCATTACAGAGAGAAAAGGCTTCATCTCTGTTAGTGGTTGGAGCTCGGGCAACGTCTCTGCCATCTTCTCCAAATATGGCCAATACCTGCAATGAAAAAACACTTAGTGTTTGGGGTGCATACTGAGATAATAATGAGACAACTTAAAGTTAAACAGTAAAATCTGTGTTAACAAGCAAAGAACAACATGtagcaaaataaatgttaattcTAATAATGGCCTACATCTGATTGACACAGAAGTGAGACCATATAAGCTATATCCACTTTCAACAGCCAAAATGTCTCAAAGGTATGATTGTAGATCTGTTGCGTCAAGCTATAACAAATGACTACAGTGTAAAATACCAGTGAAAACATCAGGTATGACTTGGCAAGGGTCAAGATTACCTGCAAGTGAGGTCCATACAAAAGAACTTTATGTTCGCTCTTTCAGCCAGCTCTTTCTGCAGGAACAATGGGTAGGCATATATTTCACCACGATAGTGATTTAAGCCTTGCAGCAACATTCCATGTCTGCAAACAGCAATTTCCAGGCCTTCCTCATCCACCTTGGCCCTG encodes:
- the LOC127533064 gene encoding uncharacterized protein LOC127533064; translation: MKLASPATSQKAFIRMLEHRAHRTGRMGSICGDTFHKVYREFSFCNWKKEHLCLVEPFICPACTPDMLAISADGNRKHYRFKKSMGTDEQSLFDGLFIAQDAKVSAFVDQIRSHMILRTGHDVCGPATFTAGRETAQKSRAKVDEEGLEIAVCRHGMLLQGLNHYRGEIYAYPLFLQKELAERANIKFFCMDLTCRYWPYLEKMAETLPELQPLTEMKPFLSVMHAKAHTGKCEVRWGGRNQEGAGNTVGEEVEQVNSFLSRAALTTKYTTKSEEIC